In one window of Henckelia pumila isolate YLH828 chromosome 1, ASM3356847v2, whole genome shotgun sequence DNA:
- the LOC140861044 gene encoding uncharacterized protein — protein sequence MTDKVKLIQKRMKMAQDKHAKYANIRRRPLGTVRFEKRGKLPPIFIGPYEIIEKIGDLAYLLALPPALSGIHDVFNVSMLRKYQPDASHVIQVDEAELDDTLSYFEKPIQIFDQKVKQLRNKSIQLVAYDFEGEIIS from the exons ATGACTGATAAAGTGAAACTCATTCAGAAGCGAATGAAGATGGCTCAAGACAAACATGCAAAATATGCAAATATAAGACGTCGACCATT gggcactgtcagatttgaaAAAAGAGGAAAATTGCCTCCGATATTCATTGGTCcttatgagattatcgagaagataggcgatcttgcttatctaCTTGCATTGCCTCCagctttatctggtattcacgacgtattcAATGTTTCTATGCTAAGGAAGTATCAACCAGATGCATCTCATGTTATCCAAGtagatgaagctgaacttgatgacactctgagttattttgaaaagccgaTACAGATATTTGATCAGAAAgtaaagcagctcagaaacaagagtATTCAGTTG gtTGCATACGATTTCGAGGgcgaaatcatatcttag